From Nguyenibacter vanlangensis, one genomic window encodes:
- a CDS encoding UrcA family protein produces MVRKNRVESRRDGAFAGRIGVQVEAASIGMIIVLGLMVLMALHGRPAHGQEDETAPTAVRVPYRAADIGDLPRARRFLRVLEHAALQACGDETASLEDIRAAVERSDCRRASLARAVAQVHSPLLERAWTEDGAAWDARTGG; encoded by the coding sequence ATGGTGCGGAAAAACCGTGTTGAATCCCGTCGCGACGGGGCGTTCGCCGGGCGTATCGGCGTGCAGGTCGAGGCCGCCAGCATCGGGATGATCATCGTTCTGGGGCTCATGGTCCTGATGGCGCTTCATGGCCGGCCGGCTCATGGGCAGGAGGATGAGACCGCGCCCACGGCGGTGCGTGTTCCGTACCGCGCCGCGGATATCGGCGACCTGCCGCGCGCGCGGCGCTTCCTGCGCGTGCTGGAGCACGCCGCGCTCCAAGCCTGCGGCGATGAAACGGCAAGCCTGGAAGATATCCGGGCGGCGGTGGAACGGTCGGACTGCCGGCGGGCGAGCCTGGCGCGGGCCGTCGCGCAGGTCCATTCCCCCCTGCTGGAGCGGGCATGGACCGAAGACGGCGCGGCGTGGGATGCCCGAACGGGCGGTTGA
- a CDS encoding PLP-dependent aminotransferase family protein has protein sequence MTRWRPEIPSDATPLYLRLADAMERDIGAGTLPAGMRLPPQRDLAHQLGLSIGTVTRAYAEAERRGLLDAHVGRGSFVRGSLPDLTAPSVLFQAAHPAADPETVIDLRCNTPPAIALSRSVELAVTRLAATAQLEPSVQYIQGTGLRPVREAGAAWLARRHGLACDPGDLIQCNGGQHAIGLVLSSLCRPGDTVLCESSTFHGAKVAAEHLGLTLRGVTMDQEGLDPAALDRALAETRARLLFTLPTLHNPTTRSMSLARREAIVRIARRHDVTIFEDDAYCAYADPAERPPPIAALAPERTLYLASISKGVCPGLRLAFVALPPAMPRERLMRGIRAFGYCPPALGGLIFAHWVAEGTADAVADAVQAEAAHRLEMARRILGCAMDQPGARHAPHIWLPLAPLQAERVMGRAARAGVELTPPEASIVSRDAASGLRVCLGAAGDRATLERALTILHGVIRESDSVRTDSVV, from the coding sequence ATGACGCGATGGCGCCCCGAGATTCCTTCCGATGCCACGCCGCTCTATCTGCGGCTGGCCGATGCGATGGAGCGTGATATCGGCGCCGGCACGCTGCCGGCCGGCATGCGGCTGCCGCCGCAGCGCGACCTGGCCCACCAGTTGGGGCTGAGCATCGGGACCGTCACCAGGGCCTATGCCGAGGCCGAGCGGCGCGGCCTGCTGGACGCGCATGTCGGGCGCGGCTCGTTCGTGCGCGGCAGCCTGCCGGACCTGACGGCGCCGTCGGTCCTGTTCCAAGCGGCCCATCCGGCGGCCGATCCGGAGACGGTGATCGACCTGCGCTGCAATACGCCGCCCGCCATCGCATTGTCACGGTCGGTGGAGCTGGCCGTTACGCGTCTGGCCGCGACGGCACAGCTTGAGCCGTCGGTACAATATATCCAGGGGACCGGGCTGCGCCCGGTGCGCGAGGCCGGCGCGGCCTGGCTGGCACGGCGGCATGGGCTGGCGTGCGATCCGGGCGATCTGATCCAGTGCAATGGCGGCCAGCATGCGATCGGGCTGGTCCTGTCGTCACTGTGCCGGCCGGGCGATACCGTGCTGTGCGAATCCTCGACCTTTCACGGCGCCAAGGTCGCGGCCGAGCATCTGGGCCTGACCCTGCGCGGGGTGACGATGGACCAGGAGGGGCTGGACCCCGCCGCGCTGGACCGGGCGCTGGCCGAAACGCGGGCCCGGCTGCTGTTCACCCTGCCGACCCTGCACAACCCCACGACGCGCAGCATGAGCCTTGCGCGGCGCGAGGCGATCGTACGGATCGCCCGCCGGCATGACGTCACGATCTTCGAGGATGACGCCTATTGCGCCTATGCCGACCCCGCGGAGCGGCCGCCGCCGATCGCCGCCCTGGCGCCCGAGCGCACCCTCTATCTGGCCAGCATTTCCAAGGGCGTCTGCCCGGGGCTGCGCCTGGCCTTCGTCGCCCTGCCGCCCGCGATGCCGCGCGAGCGGCTGATGCGGGGCATTCGCGCCTTCGGCTATTGCCCGCCGGCGCTGGGGGGATTGATTTTCGCCCATTGGGTGGCGGAGGGCACCGCCGACGCCGTGGCCGACGCGGTGCAGGCCGAAGCCGCCCATCGGCTGGAAATGGCCCGGCGGATCCTGGGCTGCGCGATGGACCAGCCCGGCGCCAGGCACGCCCCCCATATCTGGCTGCCGCTTGCGCCGTTGCAGGCCGAGCGCGTCATGGGCCGCGCGGCCCGGGCGGGGGTCGAGCTGACGCCGCCCGAGGCGTCGATCGTCTCGCGCGACGCGGCGTCGGGCCTGCGCGTGTGCCTGGGCGCCGCCGGAGACCGCGCCACGCTGGAGCGCGCCCTGACCATTCTGCACGGGGTGATCCGGGAGAGCGATTCGGTCCGGACCGACAGCGTCGTTTGA
- a CDS encoding ATP-binding cassette domain-containing protein, with protein sequence MGRMPVAVRILSFVLVASLLAPFAAGLARMGGADWHGVDRAALLRAAAVSLASASVATVAVALLGIPLGYLLARGRNRWLAVLGGVVQLPLALPPLASGILLLFLLGYGGPLGALGLGDSFAGIVVAQAFVAAPFAIVAARSAFSAVDPAIEDVAATLGHGPGAVLWRVSLPLAWRAILAGLLLAWLRAFGEFGATVMVAYHPYSLPVFTYVAFGESGLPAMLPILAPTLLLAATILAAGQALTRPRRADAPLPGGTPAPLVETADSDAPPRTLSLALDHRAGGFHLRLACRIRARRVAILGASGSGKSMTLRLIAGLDDAADATIRPTIRLDDDDLGHVPPQRRRIAFVPQGYALPAHLTVARQVSFAADSTPDRAAAWMKLMGLDELSARYPHQLSPGQRQRVALARALSRREVDLVLLDEPFSALDAPLRARLRRDVLRVLGPMRAMTILVTHDPAEAMEMAEEVILLDGGRIVRAGPVASVFTRPGSEIAARLLGADQIHDGLMLPCGRMDIGGGVALCIAGDAPAAGTAMRWAVRPHQVRLAPDGDYPAAILRRGALRDGQHPMRLRLGAAILDIPTDPSDGVTGDACRVRIDPGAIQLWPRDPGP encoded by the coding sequence ATGGGGCGCATGCCCGTCGCCGTCCGCATCCTCTCCTTCGTCCTGGTCGCCTCCCTGCTGGCGCCGTTCGCGGCCGGCCTGGCGCGCATGGGGGGCGCGGATTGGCACGGCGTGGACCGCGCGGCGCTGCTCCGGGCGGCGGCGGTGTCGCTGGCCAGCGCGTCGGTGGCGACGGTGGCGGTGGCATTGCTGGGCATCCCGCTGGGCTATCTGCTGGCGCGGGGCCGCAACCGGTGGCTGGCCGTGCTGGGGGGCGTCGTGCAATTGCCGCTGGCGCTCCCGCCGCTCGCCAGCGGCATCCTGCTGCTGTTCCTGCTGGGATATGGCGGCCCGCTCGGCGCGCTGGGGCTCGGCGACAGCTTCGCCGGCATCGTCGTGGCCCAGGCGTTCGTCGCCGCCCCCTTCGCCATCGTCGCGGCCCGTTCGGCCTTCTCGGCCGTCGATCCGGCGATCGAGGACGTGGCGGCGACATTGGGGCACGGCCCGGGCGCGGTATTGTGGCGCGTCAGCCTGCCGCTGGCCTGGCGGGCGATCCTGGCCGGGTTGCTCCTGGCATGGCTGCGCGCGTTCGGCGAATTCGGGGCGACGGTCATGGTGGCCTATCACCCCTATTCCCTTCCGGTCTTCACCTATGTCGCGTTCGGCGAAAGCGGATTGCCGGCGATGCTGCCGATCCTGGCGCCGACCCTGCTCCTGGCCGCGACGATCCTGGCAGCGGGGCAGGCGCTGACACGCCCCCGCCGGGCGGACGCTCCGCTGCCGGGCGGCACGCCGGCCCCCCTGGTCGAGACGGCGGACAGCGACGCCCCGCCACGGACCCTGTCCCTCGCGCTCGACCACAGGGCAGGCGGTTTCCATCTTCGCCTGGCATGCCGCATCCGGGCGCGGCGGGTGGCGATCCTCGGCGCGTCGGGCAGCGGCAAGTCGATGACCCTCCGCCTGATCGCGGGCCTGGACGACGCGGCCGATGCCACGATCCGCCCTACAATCCGCCTCGATGACGACGATCTCGGCCACGTGCCGCCCCAGCGCCGGCGCATCGCCTTCGTCCCCCAGGGCTACGCCCTGCCGGCGCACCTGACGGTGGCGCGGCAGGTTTCGTTCGCTGCCGACAGCACGCCCGACCGGGCGGCGGCATGGATGAAGCTGATGGGGCTGGATGAATTGTCGGCCCGCTACCCGCATCAACTGTCTCCCGGACAGCGGCAGCGCGTGGCCCTGGCCCGCGCCCTATCCCGGCGCGAGGTGGATCTGGTGCTGCTGGACGAACCGTTCTCGGCGCTCGACGCGCCGCTGCGCGCCCGGCTGCGCCGCGACGTCCTGCGCGTGCTCGGGCCCATGCGCGCCATGACCATCCTGGTGACCCATGACCCGGCCGAAGCGATGGAGATGGCGGAGGAGGTCATCCTGCTCGATGGCGGCCGCATCGTCCGCGCCGGCCCGGTCGCATCGGTCTTCACCCGTCCGGGCAGCGAGATCGCGGCGCGGCTGCTGGGGGCCGACCAGATTCACGACGGACTCATGCTGCCATGCGGCCGAATGGATATCGGCGGCGGGGTGGCGCTGTGCATCGCCGGCGACGCCCCGGCGGCAGGGACCGCAATGCGCTGGGCGGTCCGGCCTCATCAGGTCCGCCTGGCGCCCGACGGCGACTATCCGGCCGCGATCCTGCGGCGCGGCGCGCTGCGCGACGGGCAGCATCCGATGCGCCTGCGGTTGGGCGCGGCGATATTGGACATTCCGACGGACCCCTCCGACGGCGTCACGGGCGACGCCTGCCGCGTCAGGATCGACCCGGGCGCGATCCAGCTCTGGCCCCGCGATCCCGGCCCGTGA
- a CDS encoding extracellular solute-binding protein — translation MAAGLLPWAARARGGRTVDVLYAGSLLTAMERGIGPAFDATGTDVFRGYAGGSGALANQIAAGLRRADIYISADPALNLRLGAAHGDHVRWYALFAQSPLVLGYDPRGRFAAALQSDPWYLALQRPGVRIGRTDPLLDPKGALTVKLLHQAETYYRQPGLADRILHAGDGDRQVRPEENLVGRLQSGQIDVGFFYATETAALHIPAMTLPPALALSARYTVTILRDAPNPDGAERLVAFLLGARGRAVLAQYGLQVPGLRDAPTVMGDPAAVPPALRSLLRPA, via the coding sequence ATGGCGGCCGGCCTGCTGCCTTGGGCCGCCCGGGCGCGCGGCGGCCGCACCGTCGACGTGCTCTATGCCGGATCGCTGCTGACCGCGATGGAACGCGGCATCGGGCCGGCCTTCGACGCGACGGGCACGGACGTCTTTCGCGGCTATGCCGGCGGATCGGGGGCGCTGGCCAACCAGATCGCGGCCGGCCTCCGGCGCGCCGATATCTATATCAGTGCCGATCCCGCCCTGAATCTGCGGCTGGGCGCGGCACATGGCGATCATGTGCGCTGGTACGCGCTGTTCGCCCAATCCCCGCTGGTGCTCGGCTATGACCCGCGCGGCCGGTTCGCGGCCGCGCTGCAAAGCGACCCCTGGTACCTGGCCCTGCAGCGGCCCGGCGTCCGGATCGGCCGCACCGACCCCCTGCTGGACCCCAAGGGCGCGCTGACCGTCAAGCTGCTGCATCAGGCCGAAACATATTATCGCCAGCCCGGCCTCGCCGACCGGATCCTTCACGCCGGCGATGGCGACCGCCAGGTCCGGCCCGAGGAAAACCTGGTCGGGCGGCTGCAGTCCGGGCAGATCGATGTGGGCTTCTTCTACGCGACCGAAACCGCGGCGCTGCACATCCCGGCCATGACCCTGCCGCCCGCCCTGGCCCTTTCGGCCCGCTATACGGTGACCATCCTGCGCGATGCGCCGAACCCGGACGGCGCGGAACGGCTGGTGGCGTTCCTGCTGGGCGCGCGGGGCAGGGCGGTCCTGGCGCAATACGGCCTGCAGGTGCCCGGCCTCCGCGACGCACCCACCGTCATGGGCGATCCCGCCGCTGTTCCACCCGCCCTGCGCTCGCTGCTGCGCCCCGCCTGA
- a CDS encoding trimeric intracellular cation channel family protein, whose product MRMDRIVLAGDLAGTMVFAAEGAMAAIGRGLDVFGVVVVACVVALGGGIIRDVLIGDTPPSAVRDWRYPALACLTGLALFAARHVLRPVPAWYPLAVLDAAGLSLFAVTGAEKALSRGLVPLGAALLGMVTAIGGGVMRDILVNRVPMVLVSDIYATAALAGALVVVAGHRLALPGRPVACAGAATCFGLRLLALHYGWHLPGATPPS is encoded by the coding sequence ATGCGGATGGACCGGATCGTCCTGGCCGGCGACCTCGCGGGCACCATGGTCTTCGCCGCCGAGGGCGCGATGGCGGCGATCGGTCGCGGGCTGGACGTGTTCGGCGTCGTGGTCGTGGCATGCGTCGTGGCGCTGGGCGGCGGCATCATCCGCGACGTGCTGATCGGCGACACCCCGCCCAGCGCCGTCCGCGACTGGCGCTATCCCGCCCTGGCATGCCTGACCGGCCTGGCGCTGTTCGCCGCGCGGCATGTCCTGCGTCCGGTACCGGCCTGGTACCCGCTCGCGGTCCTGGACGCGGCGGGATTGTCGCTGTTCGCCGTCACCGGTGCCGAGAAGGCGCTGTCGCGCGGCCTGGTGCCGCTGGGGGCGGCCCTGCTGGGGATGGTGACCGCCATCGGCGGCGGCGTGATGCGCGACATCCTGGTCAATCGCGTCCCGATGGTCCTGGTGTCCGACATCTACGCCACCGCCGCGCTGGCCGGCGCGCTCGTCGTCGTGGCGGGGCATCGGCTGGCGCTGCCGGGCAGGCCGGTCGCCTGCGCCGGTGCCGCGACCTGCTTCGGGCTGCGCCTCCTGGCCCTGCATTACGGGTGGCACCTGCCCGGCGCCACGCCACCTTCATGA
- a CDS encoding M61 family metallopeptidase, whose protein sequence is MCLLRPLSPSLLAALLGAALAAPAHAASQPQPQPQPQPLPQTPPQMLPQMLPLPDSVPPPRDVAFGGTIRLAVDATDLARHILSVHETVPVPASLAASGGDLTLLYPMWVPGDHSPTGTLDQFGGLVVKAGGVPVDWVRDSVTVSAFHVPVPKGTHELDVSFQLLSPVSPAEGRVVMTPAMLNVQWNAVSLYPAGYFTRRIDVQADLRLPHGWQYGTALRAHGAQGDTVAFDPVPYNTLVDSPLFAGRYFRRIDLAPGAAVPVTLNLVADKPAELAATDAQIGAHRALVAQAGLLYGSHHYDHYDFLLALTDELGGIGLEHHRSSENSGPRGYFTDWDKTFAARDLLAHEYTHSWNGKYRRPADLWAPNFNTPQRGSGLWVYEGQTQYWGYVLAARAGLMTQAQVIDALAEVAALYDTRRGRTWRPLQDTTNDPVIARRAPLSWRSWQRSEDYYSEGQLVWLDADTLIRQLSGGKRSLDDFARHFFGTHDGSFVTSTYGFADLVQALNDIQPYDWASFLRRRLDRTSTHAPLDGFTRAGYRLAYTDRPNDFMTSYEALRHVADFSYSVGFVVGKGGTLSNVEWGSPAWQAGVTRDAQLVAVNGEAYDPAVLKDAITEARDPHAAPIALLLKEGDRYVTIAVSYHGGLRYPHLERLPGTPDLLAGILAPRH, encoded by the coding sequence ATGTGCCTCTTGCGCCCGTTGTCCCCCTCGCTCCTGGCCGCGCTGCTCGGCGCGGCGCTGGCGGCTCCCGCTCACGCGGCGAGCCAGCCCCAGCCCCAGCCCCAACCTCAGCCCCTGCCGCAGACGCCGCCCCAGATGCTGCCCCAGATGCTGCCGTTGCCGGATTCCGTTCCTCCGCCGCGCGACGTCGCCTTCGGCGGCACGATCCGCCTTGCGGTCGATGCCACCGACCTGGCGCGGCATATCCTGTCGGTGCACGAAACCGTGCCGGTCCCCGCTTCCCTGGCGGCGTCGGGCGGTGACCTGACCCTGCTCTATCCGATGTGGGTGCCGGGCGATCATTCCCCGACCGGCACGCTCGATCAGTTCGGCGGCCTGGTGGTCAAGGCGGGCGGCGTCCCGGTCGACTGGGTGCGCGACAGCGTCACGGTCAGCGCCTTCCACGTGCCGGTGCCGAAAGGCACGCACGAACTCGACGTCTCGTTCCAGCTTCTGTCGCCCGTCTCGCCGGCGGAAGGGCGCGTCGTCATGACGCCCGCCATGCTGAACGTGCAGTGGAACGCGGTGTCGCTCTACCCGGCGGGGTATTTCACCCGCCGCATCGACGTGCAGGCCGACCTGCGCCTGCCGCACGGGTGGCAGTACGGCACGGCATTGCGCGCGCACGGGGCGCAGGGCGACACGGTGGCCTTCGACCCGGTGCCGTACAATACGCTGGTCGACTCGCCGCTCTTCGCCGGCCGCTATTTCCGGCGCATCGACCTTGCCCCCGGCGCGGCGGTGCCGGTCACGCTCAACCTGGTCGCGGACAAGCCGGCCGAACTGGCGGCGACCGACGCCCAGATCGGCGCGCATCGCGCGCTGGTCGCGCAGGCCGGCCTGCTCTACGGGTCGCACCATTACGACCATTACGATTTCCTGCTGGCCCTGACCGACGAACTGGGCGGGATCGGCCTCGAACATCATCGCTCCAGCGAGAACAGCGGCCCGCGCGGCTATTTCACCGACTGGGACAAGACCTTCGCGGCGCGCGACCTGCTGGCGCACGAATACACCCATTCCTGGAACGGCAAGTATCGCCGCCCGGCCGACCTGTGGGCGCCCAATTTCAACACGCCGCAGCGCGGGTCCGGCCTCTGGGTCTATGAAGGACAGACCCAGTATTGGGGCTATGTCCTGGCCGCCCGCGCGGGCCTGATGACCCAGGCCCAGGTGATCGACGCGCTGGCCGAGGTCGCGGCGCTGTACGACACCCGGCGGGGGCGCACATGGCGGCCGCTGCAGGACACCACCAACGATCCCGTCATCGCCCGGCGCGCGCCGCTCTCATGGCGCAGTTGGCAGCGCAGCGAGGATTATTATTCCGAAGGCCAGCTCGTCTGGCTGGATGCCGATACGCTGATCCGCCAGCTTTCGGGCGGCAAGCGTTCGCTGGACGATTTCGCCCGGCATTTCTTCGGCACGCATGACGGCAGCTTCGTCACCAGCACCTACGGTTTCGCCGACCTGGTGCAGGCGCTGAACGATATCCAGCCCTACGACTGGGCGTCGTTCCTGCGCCGGCGCCTGGACCGGACCTCGACCCATGCCCCGCTGGACGGCTTCACGCGCGCCGGCTATCGCCTGGCCTATACCGACCGGCCGAACGATTTCATGACCTCGTATGAGGCGCTGCGCCACGTCGCCGATTTCAGCTATTCGGTCGGCTTCGTCGTCGGCAAGGGCGGCACGCTGTCCAATGTCGAATGGGGCAGCCCGGCCTGGCAGGCGGGGGTGACGCGCGACGCCCAACTGGTCGCGGTGAATGGCGAAGCCTACGATCCGGCGGTGCTCAAGGACGCGATCACCGAAGCGCGGGACCCGCACGCGGCGCCGATCGCGCTGCTGCTCAAGGAAGGCGACCGCTACGTGACGATCGCGGTCTCCTATCATGGCGGCCTGCGCTACCCGCATCTCGAACGCCTGCCCGGCACACCCGACCTGCTGGCCGGAATCCTGGCGCCCCGGCACTGA
- a CDS encoding efflux RND transporter periplasmic adaptor subunit, whose amino-acid sequence MTMPAPDRRRAPAFPLAAVLAAVLATAVPPAARADATVRDDHGTLTVPANSPIAGRLTVQPVTLSTPSRAIPIPGAIMAEPSRSLAILPPLTGRIVSLAIAPGDSVTRGQVLAEIVSGDMAQATADALKARAALDQAHRALDRALGVARAGGAAVRDVEAARSAYLQAAAEEERADARLAALGGQGATGGRMVLRAPVDGIVSAVNSAAGAYISDVTAAIMTIADIRQVWATASIPENQVPLVQVGQQADIAVPALPNQVRHGVIAAIEPVMHADTRTLQARIVLANDDGALKPNMFATVTVQAPQPARIMVPQSALLMNNDQVTVFVETAPHTYVRRIVDIVYDDGALCEVTSGLAAGERIVTQGAVLLNDD is encoded by the coding sequence ATGACGATGCCCGCCCCGGACCGGCGGCGCGCGCCGGCTTTTCCCCTGGCCGCCGTCCTGGCCGCCGTGCTGGCGACGGCGGTCCCGCCGGCAGCGCGTGCCGACGCAACGGTGCGCGACGACCATGGCACGCTGACCGTGCCCGCCAATTCGCCGATCGCCGGGCGATTGACCGTCCAGCCGGTCACGCTGTCCACCCCGTCGCGCGCCATTCCCATTCCCGGTGCGATCATGGCCGAGCCGTCGCGTTCGCTGGCCATCCTGCCGCCGCTGACCGGGCGTATCGTCAGCCTGGCGATCGCGCCGGGCGACAGCGTCACGCGCGGCCAGGTGCTGGCGGAAATCGTGTCGGGCGACATGGCCCAGGCCACCGCCGACGCGTTGAAGGCGCGCGCGGCGCTGGACCAGGCGCATCGGGCGCTGGACCGCGCGCTGGGCGTCGCAAGGGCCGGCGGGGCCGCCGTGCGGGACGTGGAGGCGGCGCGCAGCGCCTATCTGCAGGCCGCGGCGGAAGAAGAGCGCGCCGACGCGCGGCTGGCGGCCCTGGGCGGCCAGGGCGCGACCGGCGGCAGGATGGTTCTGCGGGCGCCGGTCGACGGCATCGTCTCGGCGGTCAACAGCGCGGCCGGCGCCTATATCTCGGACGTCACGGCCGCGATCATGACCATTGCCGACATCCGGCAGGTCTGGGCCACCGCCAGCATTCCGGAAAACCAGGTGCCGCTGGTCCAGGTCGGCCAGCAGGCCGACATTGCCGTGCCCGCGCTGCCGAACCAGGTGCGCCACGGCGTGATCGCCGCGATCGAGCCGGTCATGCATGCCGACACGCGCACCCTGCAGGCGCGCATCGTGCTGGCCAACGACGACGGCGCGCTGAAGCCCAACATGTTCGCGACGGTGACCGTCCAGGCCCCGCAGCCCGCGCGCATCATGGTGCCGCAATCGGCGCTGCTGATGAACAACGACCAGGTGACCGTATTCGTCGAAACCGCGCCCCACACCTATGTCCGCCGGATCGTCGACATCGTCTATGACGACGGCGCGCTGTGCGAGGTGACCTCCGGCCTTGCGGCCGGCGAGCGGATCGTGACCCAGGGCGCGGTGCTGCTGAACGATGATTAA